The Propionispora hippei DSM 15287 DNA window GCCGTATGGAGCGGCAGTTTTTCCACCTCGTCCAAAAACAGCGTACCGCCGTTGGCCAGCTCCAGCTTGCCAGTGCGGCTTTCCTCGGCCGAAATATTGACGCCAAACAGCTCGTCTTCCAGCATCTCTGGCGGCATATCACCACACTTCAGCGTAATCAGCGGACCACCGGCCCGCGGACTGGCCTGATGAATACCATGGGCCAGCCGCTGTTTACCGGAACCCGGTTCACCCTGCAGCAGCACCGCCTGCCCGGAGCGGGCAATACGGGCTGCCTTGTCCTTCAGACTGACAAAGCCCTCATCTTCCCCTACCATACTGGCCAGACTGTACCTGGCGGTATAGCCCACCGCATGGGCCACCATATTTCTCAGATCCTCAATCGGCAGGGAAACCGCCAGCACGCTGTCAACTTCTTTATCCAGACCATACAGAGGAACCACCGTGGTAATGTCCTCATAGGTCTTGGTCGGCGTAATCCAGGTGACCTCCTTGTTATAGGAGGGAATACCCAGAAAGCCCCGGTACAGCGGAGTATGACGGTAATTGAGGACGACCTCGTTCAGGCTGGGCCGTTTGTGCGGCGCGCCGGCCGCCTCCAGCCGCTCCTCGCCCAGCTTGTTGGCATAAGTAACCTCTCCGCCCGGCTCGATATGGTATACCGCCAGCGGCACGGCATCTAAAATTGCCTGGCAGGCCGCCAGCTTAGCCTGCATATCCAAATGTTTTTCCATCGCGTATTTCATGCTGAGCATGAGCGCCGCCACCGAACTATACGGCAAGGCCTCCCGCTCCGCTGAAATCAGGGTCAAAAGATACCTAGTCTGACCGCCCAGAATAATCGGCGCCGAAAAGGCGTCCCCGGTCTGGCATTCCTCAATCCACATTTCCGGGCCAAACAGCAGGAACGGGACTTGATGTTCATAAGCAATGCTGATACTGGAGGTACCGATGTCCTCTTCCGTCAGCCTGGCTCCGGCCACCTCGCCCGGCGTCTTTTGAAAAAACGGCATGGCATAGCTTTTCAGTACATAGCATTCATGGTCCAGCAGCAATAAACTTAAATTATAACGGGTAAAGTGTTCCTGTACATCCTGATATAGCCCTTGCAAATATTCAATGGCTGTCTGATGACTTTGCTGCCGTTCAGCCAGTTCGGCCTTGCTCAGCCGCGTTAAACTGGGCATGTTTTCATAGGCGATATGATTGGCCGCACTCCGCTGCCATGACTCCGCCACCCAGGGATGTACATTGGGGTCCATTTTCCCTTCGTGCACAAACTGATGATAATAAGACTCTAATTTCCCCTTGCTCCGCCGCTCACGAATCATAGTAAACCTCCATTACGGTATAATCAATCAATCGGAAAAGGACCGGCCAGCCGCTAAAGAACCGCAGATCTAACAAGCCTACGACTTGACGAGAAACGTTCTCACCTGACAAGAAAAGTAAAGCCCCAGGAAAAGCTCCGCTATTTCAAGGCTTTGCTGACATAGCCGGGCGGAAAAGCTCCGCTAAATTAATCAGTGGTTCCCTAAAGAAGCCGGACTGCCTGCGCGATGCGGCCAAGCCCTTCTTCCAGTATTGTTCGCGGACAACCGTAATTTAAACGCATGAAACCTTCTCCTGTCCGGCCAAAGGTCATGCCGTCATTTAAGCCCACCTTGGCTTCCTGAATGAAAAACTTCTTCAGCCGGGCCTGGCTTAGCTGCAATTCCCGGCAATCCAGCCAGGCCAGATAAGTAGCTTCCGGCCGGGCCAGGGTGATCCCCCCGACCTGCTGAGCAAAAAAGTCCATCATATACCTCACATTATCGTCCAGGTAAGTGAGTAGCTCATCCAGCCAGGCCTCCCCCTCTTCAAAGGCAGCAATCAGTGCGGTAATACCAAAGAGATTACCGCCATTCAGGTCCAGAGCCTCCAGGATGCCGTTAAACCGCTGCCGCAGCTTCCGGTCGGCAATCAGCGCAATCGACGTATACAAGCCGGCTACATTAAACGTTTTACTGGCCGCCATACAGGTGACCGTCAGACTGGCTATCTCCGGTGACAAGGATGCCATCGGCGTATGAATAGAGCCTGGCAAAATCAAGTCGGCATGAATTTCATCAGATACAATAACGATGCCCCGTTCCACACAAAGCTGTCCCAATCGCAGCAATTCCTGCCGGGTCCAGGACCGGCCTACCGGATTATGAGGGTTGCAGAGCAGCAGTAATTTTACCCCGTCCAGCTTGCCGGTTAAATCCTCAAAATCCATCTGATACTGCCCGTTGACCAAGCGTAGTGGATTTTCCACCAGTTGCCGGTTATTTTTCGTCACACAACTAAAAAACGGCGGATATACCGGCGGCTGAATAATAATTTTATCACCCGGTTCGGTAAAGGCCAAAATGGCTGTGCTGATAGCCGACACAACGCCGGGATTTCCTAAAATCCAATCGGGCTGGACCTGCCAGCCGTGGCGGCGCAGCAGCCAGTTTTGGATGGCTTGATAAAAGCGCTCCTCCTTGTGAGGATAACCGTAAATTTCATGGTCGGCCCGTTCCTGCACAGCCCTGGCCACCGCCGCCGGGACTGCAAAATCCATGTCGGCAATCCACATGGGCAGTACCTCGTCATTACCGAAAAGCTGGCAGGCCGCATCCCATTTACGGCAGTTCGTCCGCCGCCGGTCAATTATTTCATCAAAAGTAGCCGACATTGGTATTCCGCCCTTCCTGTGAGTTATTTTTTATAGGCGTCATAAATTTTTTGATATTCCGGCTGGGCCGGAATTAGTTTATAAATGTAAAGGTGCACCCCATTGGGATCATTAACGACAAAGCTCCGCTCACCCCAGGGTTTTTCCTGAATAGGCTGGTAAATGTCCACTCCTTCGGCCGAAAGCCGCCAAAACTCCCGGTCCACATCGTCTACCTCGAAGGAAATAATCAGGCCCTTACCGTTAAAAATCTCGCCCTCCTCCCGCTGGGCCAGCACAAAGCTGATTCCCGCGGTCGGCAGACCCTTGGCCAGCAATTCGATATACCAATCGCTCTCGTATACTACCTCAAAGCCAAAATGCTTAACGTAGAAATCTCTTGACTCCTGTAGTTTGTACGTACTGATGGTCGAATCTACCCTTTTGATTTGCATGGCAACTGCCTCCAGTAAAGATGTATTTGCACCGTGATACTGGCAAAGCCCAACCTTAACAGGTCAGGCTCTGCCGGGATATTATTTTATTCATTGTCCGCTTTTTTTTCAACTACTGCCAAGGCTACCACCGTATCGGTCTCGCCGGTACGCATGATCTTAACGCCCTGTGCGTTGCGGCTAAACACCGAAATTGCATCAATTTCCGTACGGATGACAATGCCGTCTCCCGTAATCAGCATGAGTTCCTGGCCCGGTTTAACCACCTTAATGCCCACAACATGCCCTGTCTTTTCCGTCACCTTAATGTTTATGACGCCTTTGCCGCCCCGGGACTGATTGCGGTACTCCGCCAGCGGTGTCCGTTTGCCATAGCCCTCGGAGGTAACGGTCAGCAGTTCTCCGTCCTTTTTGACAGTGTCCATGCCCACCACACTATCGCCGGCATGCAGCGTAATCCCCTTGACGCCGTGAGCCGTCCGGCCCATAGCCCGGACATTGGTTTCCGGAAAATAGATGGCCAGACCGTCCTTAGTGCCGATAATGACATAATGCTCACCGCCGGTAAGTTTTACACCGATCAGATCATCGTCATCGTCCAGGTTGATAGCGATCAGTCCGCCCTTGCGGGTTGTATCAAATTCCATCAGCTCGGTCTTCTTAACGATGCCCTTACGAGTGACCATCAACAAGAACTTCCGTTCAGAGAATTCCTTAATCGGAATGACGGCCGTAACCTTCTCATTCGGCTCTAAAGCCAGCATATTGACAATGGCTGTGCCCTTTGCCGTACGACTGGCTTCCGGAATCTCATAGCCCTTCAACTGATACACCCGGCCCCGGCTGGTAAAGAAGAGTACATTGTTATGCGTCGTGGTCACAAACAGGTGCTCCACGAAGTCCTCTTCCTTGGTGCCCATACCGGTTACCCCTTTGCCGCCCCGCTTCTGGCTGCGGTAGGTGTCTACCGGCAACCGCTTGATATAGCCGCCATGGGTCAAAGTCAGGACAATATCCTCTTCGGCAATGAGATCTTCCATATTCAGTTCGGAAACATCAGTGGTAATCACTGTGCGTCGTTCATCGGCAAACCGTTTCCTTACGTCCAGCAGTTCCTCTTTAATGATCGCCAGAACTTTATGCTCATCGGCCAACACCGATTCCAGCCACTCGATGGTTTCCAAAATATCCTTGTACTCCTGCTCGATCTTTTCCCGTTCCAGGCCAGTCAAGCGTTGGAGTCTTAAGTCGAGAATAGCCTGGGCCTGCTTTTCACTTAAGTCAAAGCCGGTCATCAGCGCTTCCTTGGCGATGTCCACCGTCTTAGACTGACGAATGGTCGTAATAACCGCATCCAGGTGATCCAAAGCAATTTTCAGCCCTTCCAGGATATGCGCCCTCGCCTTGGCTTTAGCCAGTTCAAACCGTGTCCGCCGGACAATGACTTCTTTTTGATGCTCCAGATAGTGCCGCAGTATCTCATGCAAATTCATGATCCGCGGCCGCCTGTCGACAAGAGCCAGCATAATGATGCCGAAGGTTTCCTGAAGCTGCGTATGCTTGTACAACTGATTAAGCAAAATATCGGCATTTACATCCCGCCGCAGCTCAATAACGACCCGCATCCCTTTCCGGTCACTTTCATCCCGCAGATCGGTAACCCCATCAATCACTTTGTCGCGGACCAGCTCGGCAATCTTTTCCACCAGTCTGGCCTTATTCACCTGATAAGGGATTTCAGTAACCAAAATCCGGCTTTTTCCGTTGGCCATTTTCTCAATCCGGCATTGGGCCCGCATTTTGACACCGCCCCGGCCGGTTGTATAGGCCTGACGGATTCCCTCACGGCCTAAGATCAAACCGCCCGTCGGAAAGTCCGGCCCCTTGATCGCCATCATCAGTTCAGGGATGGTTACCTCGGGATTATCAATCATCATAATCAGCCCGTCCACCACTTCACCCAGGTTATGGGGCGGTATGTTGGTGGCCATGCCGACCGCGATCCCCGCCGACCCGTTCACTAACAGGTTAGGAATCTTAGAGGGCAGAACAGTAGGCTCTTTTAACGACTCATCATAGTTGGGAGCAAAATCGACTGTATCCCGTTCAATATCCTCCAGCATGGACTCGGCCACCCGCGACATGCGCACTTCAGTATATCGCATCGCCGCCGCCGAGTCGCCGTCAATCGAACCAAAGTTACCATGCCCGTCCACCAGCAAATAGCGGATGGAAAAATCCTGCGCCATCCGAACCGTTGCATCGTATACCGAAGAATCACCGTGTGGATGATACTTACCCAGTACTTCCCCGACAATACGGGCCGATTTTTTATACGGTTTGTTCGGCGCCATCCCGGCCTCATGCATCGCGTATAAAATGCGGCGGTGAACCGGTTTCAAACCATCCCGGACATCCGGCAGCGCCCGCATAACAATAACGCTCATCGCGTAATCGATATAGGAATTTTTCATTTCATCTTCAATACGTACCGGCAAAACCTTGCCTAATCCAAAATCCACATTCTCACCTCGACATCGCTCAGTGTGCTAACACTTTATTATACCATATATTTCCCCATAAGGACAAAAAAAACCTCCTGTCGCCTGCGATTTTCCTGGTAACCAAGCGACGCTCCCCTGCATACTATAGCACGAAAAACAAGTAGCACGATCATCCTGACACATCCGGGAGGCTACAGTATGAACATATTTTATGTACTGCTACTGGCCACGGCCCTGAGTCTGGACGGCTTTGTTGCCGGTTTAGCCTATGGCTTGAAAAATATCCGCATACCGCCGGCATCCCTCCTGATTGTAGGCAGCATCACTGCGGTCTCCACTGTGGCCGCCGTTTTCTTCGCTGCTTATGTCGTCGACTTTATGAACCCCCATATCGCCGTCGTGGCCGGCGCCTTACTGCTCATCTTGATTGGACTCTGCAGCCTGTTCCAGGAATATCTGACCAAAGACGTAAAGTCTTATGAAAATAGTCAGGAACCTACGGCACGAAAACTCACCATCTCTATCGGCCGCATTGTCATCAGCATCATGGCTCAGCCGGAAACTGCCGATTTGGACCATTCCAGCCGCATTAGCGCATTGGAAGCGGTTTTCCTGGGCCTGGCCCTGGGTATCGACAACATGGTAGCCACCTTCGCTGCCGCTCTGATGAATTCGCTGCCTGCCTACACACCGCTGCTGATGGGCTGTGTCCAAATGGGTGCCCTCCTGCTGGGTTTGGCCTCCTGCCAACGGCTTGTCTCCCCTGCTTTGAAAAGCCGTTTCCCTTACCTGCCCGGCATTATTTTAATCCTGCTCGGCCTGCTCCGCCTGAGCTGACGCATCCCACGCCTGAGCGAATAAAAGCGACGCGACTGCCCGGTTCATTGACAGGGCAGTCGCGTTGCTTTTATTTACCGTTCCCGCTAAAGATCGTCGATCAGCGATACTACTTTATCCTCACTGCAGATCAGCCGTTTCGCCTTGCCGCTTAACTGCGTTCGCAAGCTCACCAGGCCACCCCATAAATCAACAACATATTTCAGCGTCTCCCTGGCATAGGTAATATCCAGCTCCCAGCCCTCAAAAACATGTTCGAGGACAAGCTGGTCCCGTTCCACCGCCGATGGAACAACACAGGGAATAGAGCCCAGTCCCACTCCTTTGACCAGATCGTCCCGCACCGTCTTCCAGCCTTCCTCGTCGCCGACCTCCTTAACGACAATGTCGTTGCCCCGTACGGTATAGGAGAACAGACAAAGCTTTTCGCATAATTCCCGGGTCAGGTACCGTCGCAGAAACGACTGATCCCGTTCCTGTGCCCGCACCTGAAAGATATAGTCCAACCCATAGGTTTCTTCTAAATAACTGAAGATGTTAAACCCGAGAAAATAGGGATTGATCCGGTTGGCATGGGGCCGTACCACCAGATTGTGACGCTGGAGAAATTCCCAATGCAGACTTTGCGGCAAAGACAGCCGGTTTAACAATTTATAGTGCCAGAAGCTGGCCCAGCCCTCATTCATGATCTTAGTCTCCAATTGGGGTAAAAAATAAAAGGTTTCATCCCGGACCATGTAGACCAGGTTTCGTTCCCAATCGGTCAGCTTGCCCCGCTCCGCCAGAAACGTTAGCAGATCATTCTTTAAACGGTCCGGAATATCCTGTTCGCTTTCCTTTGTCAGTTGCTCCCTGTCGTGCTTTTGCTCTCTTTTGCCAAAACGCTGCAGTTGATAGCGCAGCGCATGAGCGGCATCAAGAATCCGTTCCACCCGATCCGGTCCGATGGAGGGATCTGCCATATAGCCTCGTACCCGGTCGGCATGATTCTTAAACAATTCCACCGTAAGCTCAGCCCGGGTATATTCCTTAAACAAACGGTTGTTCCTAAAGAAATCATTGTGCCCATAGACATGGGCCATCGTCAGAACCTGCAGCGCCAGCGTATTGTCCCGCATCAAATAGGCCAGGCAGGGATCGGAATTTATCACCATTTCATAGGGAAGGCCCACCAGATTATATTGATAGAAGGTCCGCTGCCGCTCATACATCTTGCCGAAGCTCCAGTGGGGATAATGGGAAGGCATGCCGGCATATGCCTCGTAGCACAGCATATCCTCATAATCGCATATCTCAAAAAACTGCTCGTAGCACTCCAGGCCGGCCGCCCGGACCAGTTCTTCAATCCGGCCCCCCCACGCCTCCAGTTCGCGCAGCGTGTAATCATTCATGCTCCGTTCCTCCAGCCGTCACATGTTTATCCAATATTTTTTTAAAAGCCGGCCAAATATCTTCCTTTTTGCTCATGGTTGCCATCACGAAATTCGGCTCTTGCATGGCTCGCTCAAAATCCCGGCGGATAGTGACGTTCCAGCTTTGTGTAAAAGTAATTTCACCGTAACCGAATAAATTGCACACCCCGCACAAGTCTTTGGCCAGTCCGATGGCCCGGTTATTGTCATCGCCCCAATTGTCACCGTCAGAGCAATGGAAGGCATAGATATTCCACACTGCCGGATTATACCTTGCCTCAATGACCTCCAGCGCTTTGGCGTAGCCGCTGCTGATAACCGTTCCGCCCGACTCGCCGCGATGAAAAAACTCCCATTCGTTTACTTCCTTGGCCTCCGTGGTATGGGCGATGAACACCACCTCCACCTGCTCATACTTCCAGCGGACAAACTGATAAAGCAGGAAATAAAAACTCCGGGCCAGATACTTCTTGGTCTGGTCCATCGAGCCGGACGTATCCATAATGCAAATGACCACCGCGTTGGAACGCCGTTTATGCTCTTCCTTTACCCGATGATACCGAAGATCCTCGGTCCGGAAAGGAATACGCTCAGGTATCGCTTGCTCCGCGCCGTTGGCCTGATTGCGCCTGTAGCTTTGCTTTCGTTTTATCTTTTCAATAACGGTCCGCTTTTTCGCCAGCCGCGGCGGAATGCCTTTCGGCTGATAGCCGCTGCGCTTTATCCGGCATTCATCCTCGATAAGGCCGTATTTCTTCTTGTCGATATCCGGCAGTTGCAGTTCATTGAACATATAACCGATGATTTCATCCATGGTAATTTCCGTTTCGTAAATTTCCTCACCGGGATCACTGCCACCCGGTCCCCCATTGCCTGTTCCATTTTGTCCCACCACCTTGCCGATGACCTGCCCCTTCTTTTCCTGCCCGTCACCCGATGCACTGCCGTCATTGCCTTTTCCGTAGATAAACTGATACTCTTTAATGCTCTTGACCGGTATTTTGATTTTTTTATCCTTGCTCTGACCGATTATGCTTTCCTCAGCAATAATATCGCCCAGGTTCCTCTTAATGGCATCCTCCATCAGTTTCCGGTGGCGCTTACGATCCCATGCGGACCGGTCGGAATGACCGGCCCCGCCATCCTTGAATACCGCCATCGTCCTTCACTCCGTTTCAGCAGCCAGTATGGCTAATGCACTAATCCTTCCACAAATTATTGGCCGCATATTTTAAAATCACATTGCAGCAATGATCACAATAGCCGTTTTGCTTCATTTCCTCTACCATGGCATTATACTTGCTGTCCTGTTCCTTATCCCTGACCCTGGCTTTGGTGACCACCCGCGACAACTCTTTAACCGAAAAGGTCAGCTTCTTCTCAATAGCTTCCTTGAGCGGCTCATAGCTTTTATAATCTAACCGTCCGCCGCTGCGCAAAATGGAAAACATATAGGAAGTAACATCCTGCCGGAAGCCCAAAGACGCTGTACCACTAATACCAATCTGCTCTTCAATGGACTGCAAAAACTTGATATCCGGCTCCAGCTCTTCCCCGGTATTGGGGTCTTTCAGCTTGGTGACGTTAACAAAGGCCTCGGCATGATCAAGATAGTTGTTGAACAAACTCTCCGCCTGCTCCTGATAACCGTGAATAAAGGCTCTGGTTACCTCCTTTTCAATAATCAGATTGTACTCTTTCTTAATTGTATCCTGCAAAAAGCCCAGATAGCGTTTTCTCTCATCCTCGTTAACAGCCATTTCCTTGGTGGCTTTCACCATGGTATCCAAAATAGCCAGCGGATTGATACAATTGTTTTCCGATTCAGACAACGCCGTATCCAGCGCCTTCATAATGAAACGAGTGGAAATTCCGCTCATCCCTTCCCGCTGTGCCTCTTCCCTCAGTTCGAAGATATCCACCTTTTTAGTCGAGCCTTTTTCTACAATTTCTTCTCCGTTGTAGATTTTCAGCTTAGTCAAAGCGTCTACCTTGACCGATGGCGCCAATCGGGACAAAATAGCGAACATTGAGGCCATTTCGATGGTGTGTGGCGCTATATGAGCATCAAAATTACTGTTTCTCAGGATTTTTCGGTAAATTTTCACTTCCTCATCCAACTGCAGGCAATAGGGCACCTCTACCTTGACAATCCGGTCCAAAATCGCTTCATTGGTATGGTCGGATTTAAACTTATTCCACTCCGCCTCGTTGGAATGAGCCAGAATAATGCCGTCAAAATAAATCATCGCTCCCTTGCCCGGTGAAGGAATGGACTTTTCCTGCGTGGCCGTAATCATGGCGTGCAAATACTCGACTTCATTCTTAAATACCTCAATAAATTCTACAATGCCCCGGTTACCGGCATTAAACGCCCCATTTAATGAGAGCACCCGTGGATCATCCTCCGGGTATAAATCCAGCTTGGAAATATCCACCGAGCCGATTAGTACCGACGTATCCTGATTGTTCGGATCTACCGGCGGCACTACGCCGACCCCTTTGCGTGACCGTATCGAGAACCCGGCCGTCGTAACCGGAAAACGCTCATATTCCCCGCCAAATTCATGTTTCAGACGATAGCGGCATACCGGACACAAATCGCCTTCCACCTTGATGCCCAGCTCCCGTTCAAAAACAGGTCGCAGGTGCTTCGGGATCAGGTGCAGCGGCATTTCCCGCATCGGGCAGCCCTGCAGCACGTAAATATCCGGACTTGCTTCCAAGGCCCGCTTTAGCGCCTCCATGATTGACGACTTACCAGCGCCGACCGGCCCAACCAAATACAGCACCTGACGCGACTCTTCCCCTTTCATGGCCGCCGCGTGGAAATAACGCATGATTTTCATAATACTGTTATCAATGCCAAAAAAATCATGTTTAAAAAATTCGTATTGCTTAATGGTTTCATTCCCATAGATGCGCTTTAAGTGTGGATGCTCCTCCGTCTTGATTGTCTCCACGCCAGGCTCCACCAGGAGATTGAACATGCGCTGATGGGCCAACATCGAGTGCTGCTTAGGATTTTCGGCAACTAGCTTTAAATATTCCAGAAACGTTCCGGTAAACGGTACATACTGCCGTTCTTCCCGGTCTTTTTTGATCAGCGTCGCAAAATTAAAATCAACCACAGAAGTACCCTCCTCATCCTGATTGAGTCTCTATGCGGCAAAGTTGAATGCTAACACATAGCCATACTACAATGTATTACCGTTTTGCCCGATTTAGGATAGTCATCTTATTAATTAGCAGAGAAAAGGCCGGGCAGCCTTCCTTCAAGACCTTCTGATTTTTCTATGGGAGACAGGCTTGCCTGGCTGCAAAAAAAAGAGGCCTCCCGGCCTGCGGGAAACCTTCTTGCTGTCATATTGTCGTGACGAGTCAGTGCGCCACATCCCAAATTTGCTTACCGATCAGCAGCAACGACATAAAAATAAACACCGGTTTAACAAAAGCCGCCCCATTTTTAATCGCCACCCGGGAGCCGGCCAACGCGCCCAAAATCATCGCCAAGCCCATCACGATGCCGTAGGAATACTGGATAGAGCCAAAATAGGCAAAAGCAATGACTGCGGCGATGTTGCTGGCAAAATTCAAAGCCTTGGCGTTTCCTGCCGCTACAACAAAATCAAACCCCAGCATGAGAAAGGCGAAAATCAAAAACGATCCAGTACCGGGACCGAAAAAGCCGTCATAAAATCCCAACAACCCAGCGGCTGCACCGCTGAGCCAGAGCGTTTTCGCCGTGATGCCGCCATAGGTAGAGACATCGCCCCAATCTTTCCGCAGCAAGGTATATACCGTTACCACTACCAGCAGCACAACGACCAGCGGTTTCAAAAAATGAGGCGGAATATGCTGTACCGTATAGACACCCAGTATGGAACCAAAAAAGTCAATAAAAAAAAGATATTTGATTAACTTAAAGTTTACTTTCCCCGAAAACATAAACGAAAGTGTACTGGTAAAGCTGCCCATGACGCTGGCCATTTTATTCGTCCCCAGGGCCAAGCCGGGCGGCATACCGGTAAGCAGCAAGGCCGGCAATGAGATCAGGCCGCCACCGCCCACTACGGAATCAACAAAGGCGGCGCAGAAACCGACAGCCAATAAAAATAATAGCATATGTGGGTCGATAAATTCCATGTGCCACCCTCCCAACTTTTAAAAAATAAAAATGACGCCGTCAAGCAACGTCATTAGTTGTTGCGACCAAGCAAGATTCACTGACAAGATTCACTGACAAGATTGCCCAGACACTAGCCTCAAGCAATTATGCTTCGACTACGGTGACCTTGTTCATCTTATCGCCCGGTTGTATCTGGTCAACCACATCCATACCTTCAATTACTTTGCCAAAGACAGTATGGACGCCATCCAAATGGGGTTGTGGTTCATATACGATAAAGAACTGACTGCCGCCCGTATTCGGACCGCGGTGCGCCATCGACAAAGAACCCCGTTCATGCCGTTTAGGATTTCCCTTGGTTTCACAGGGAATAGTATAGCCAGGACCGCCGGTACCGTTACCGTTAGGGCAACCTCCCTGGGCCACGAAGCCTTTGATCACACGATGGAAAGTCAAACCATCATAAAACTTTTCGTTGATCAGCTTCTCAAAATTAGCTACGGTTTTAGGTGCTTCGGCCTCAAATAGTTCAATCACAATTTGCCCGGCATCCATTTCAATTATTGCCTTTTTCAAACATATCCCTCACTTTGATTCATCACTGTGTTTCTTTATTATTATACCATTATAGGGGAAGTTTCATAGCATTTTTTATTATGTCCTCCTTAGCTTTGCTTAGAAGCTTTTATTCTACTGCAATGTGTTAGAGCGGGCTACTAGCATTTATGTAGAAATTGTTCTCTAACAAAAGCATAATTCAGCACGAACATTGGTGTTGATTTAACGCATGGCTTCCGCCATTTATTCTTATAAGCTAAACTATCACCAATCATCAATCCCCCTTTTTGTCATGATACAAAAAGGGGCAAAAAAATCTAGGC harbors:
- a CDS encoding PrkA family serine protein kinase, with amino-acid sequence MVDFNFATLIKKDREERQYVPFTGTFLEYLKLVAENPKQHSMLAHQRMFNLLVEPGVETIKTEEHPHLKRIYGNETIKQYEFFKHDFFGIDNSIMKIMRYFHAAAMKGEESRQVLYLVGPVGAGKSSIMEALKRALEASPDIYVLQGCPMREMPLHLIPKHLRPVFERELGIKVEGDLCPVCRYRLKHEFGGEYERFPVTTAGFSIRSRKGVGVVPPVDPNNQDTSVLIGSVDISKLDLYPEDDPRVLSLNGAFNAGNRGIVEFIEVFKNEVEYLHAMITATQEKSIPSPGKGAMIYFDGIILAHSNEAEWNKFKSDHTNEAILDRIVKVEVPYCLQLDEEVKIYRKILRNSNFDAHIAPHTIEMASMFAILSRLAPSVKVDALTKLKIYNGEEIVEKGSTKKVDIFELREEAQREGMSGISTRFIMKALDTALSESENNCINPLAILDTMVKATKEMAVNEDERKRYLGFLQDTIKKEYNLIIEKEVTRAFIHGYQEQAESLFNNYLDHAEAFVNVTKLKDPNTGEELEPDIKFLQSIEEQIGISGTASLGFRQDVTSYMFSILRSGGRLDYKSYEPLKEAIEKKLTFSVKELSRVVTKARVRDKEQDSKYNAMVEEMKQNGYCDHCCNVILKYAANNLWKD
- the yhbH gene encoding sporulation protein YhbH, translated to MAVFKDGGAGHSDRSAWDRKRHRKLMEDAIKRNLGDIIAEESIIGQSKDKKIKIPVKSIKEYQFIYGKGNDGSASGDGQEKKGQVIGKVVGQNGTGNGGPGGSDPGEEIYETEITMDEIIGYMFNELQLPDIDKKKYGLIEDECRIKRSGYQPKGIPPRLAKKRTVIEKIKRKQSYRRNQANGAEQAIPERIPFRTEDLRYHRVKEEHKRRSNAVVICIMDTSGSMDQTKKYLARSFYFLLYQFVRWKYEQVEVVFIAHTTEAKEVNEWEFFHRGESGGTVISSGYAKALEVIEARYNPAVWNIYAFHCSDGDNWGDDNNRAIGLAKDLCGVCNLFGYGEITFTQSWNVTIRRDFERAMQEPNFVMATMSKKEDIWPAFKKILDKHVTAGGTEHE
- a CDS encoding TSUP family transporter, with translation MEFIDPHMLLFLLAVGFCAAFVDSVVGGGGLISLPALLLTGMPPGLALGTNKMASVMGSFTSTLSFMFSGKVNFKLIKYLFFIDFFGSILGVYTVQHIPPHFLKPLVVVLLVVVTVYTLLRKDWGDVSTYGGITAKTLWLSGAAAGLLGFYDGFFGPGTGSFLIFAFLMLGFDFVVAAGNAKALNFASNIAAVIAFAYFGSIQYSYGIVMGLAMILGALAGSRVAIKNGAAFVKPVFIFMSLLLIGKQIWDVAH
- a CDS encoding peptidylprolyl isomerase encodes the protein MKKAIIEMDAGQIVIELFEAEAPKTVANFEKLINEKFYDGLTFHRVIKGFVAQGGCPNGNGTGGPGYTIPCETKGNPKRHERGSLSMAHRGPNTGGSQFFIVYEPQPHLDGVHTVFGKVIEGMDVVDQIQPGDKMNKVTVVEA